One Methylophilus sp. TWE2 DNA segment encodes these proteins:
- a CDS encoding Fic family protein, protein MLTPSYIIPPLPPVGVDFDAPVLLKALALAHRHLAELKGCAKSIPNQGILVSTLALQEAKASSEIESYVTTQDELFQADLQLAAGISIAAKEVSRYREALMLGYEQMREQQGLLTNGLLISLFQMLKNSAEEFRQTPGTVLKNDKTGKTVFVPPQDAVEILQHMHALEHFINTAEDGLDDLLKMAVIHHQFESIHPFSDGNGRIGRIVSVLYLSKTGLLEAPVLYLSRFINQHKTDYYRLLQAVRDQGDWQAWLLFMLQAVAETAQTTVVLVEGMRELMAETKQRLRQELPKLYSQDLLNNLFRHPYTRIEFVQRDLGITRQTAAKYLKQLAAKGIVQEFAQGKHMYFINTPLVRLLTEGER, encoded by the coding sequence ATGTTAACGCCGAGCTATATCATTCCCCCTCTGCCGCCAGTCGGTGTGGATTTTGATGCCCCTGTGTTGCTGAAAGCATTGGCATTGGCTCACCGCCATTTGGCGGAATTGAAAGGCTGCGCCAAGAGTATCCCCAATCAGGGCATCCTGGTCAGCACGCTGGCATTGCAAGAAGCTAAGGCGAGCTCGGAAATTGAAAGCTATGTGACTACGCAGGATGAGCTGTTTCAGGCGGATTTGCAGTTGGCAGCAGGGATATCAATAGCAGCTAAAGAAGTTTCGCGTTACCGTGAAGCCTTGATGTTGGGCTACGAGCAGATGCGTGAACAACAGGGGTTGTTGACCAATGGTTTGCTAATTAGCTTGTTTCAGATGCTGAAAAATAGCGCAGAGGAATTTCGTCAAACACCGGGCACGGTACTTAAAAACGACAAAACGGGTAAGACGGTGTTTGTACCACCGCAAGACGCGGTGGAGATTTTGCAGCATATGCATGCGCTGGAACACTTTATCAATACGGCTGAGGATGGGCTGGATGATTTGTTGAAGATGGCAGTGATTCATCATCAGTTTGAGAGCATTCACCCATTTAGTGATGGCAACGGGCGTATTGGGCGGATAGTGAGTGTACTTTATCTGAGTAAAACGGGGCTGCTAGAGGCGCCTGTGCTGTATCTTTCGCGCTTTATCAATCAGCATAAGACGGATTATTACCGTCTGCTGCAGGCTGTGCGTGATCAAGGTGATTGGCAAGCATGGCTATTGTTTATGTTGCAGGCCGTGGCTGAAACGGCACAGACTACCGTGGTGCTGGTTGAGGGAATGCGTGAGTTGATGGCGGAAACCAAGCAGCGTTTACGGCAGGAGTTGCCCAAACTCTATTCTCAGGATTTGCTTAACAACTTGTTTCGGCACCCTTATACGCGTATTGAGTTTGTACAGCGTGACCTCGGCATCACCCGCCAGACAGCCGCTAAATATTTGAAGCAGCTCGCGGCTAAAGGCATCGTGCAGGAGTTTGCGCAAGGCAAGCATATGTATTTTATTAATACACCACTGGTGCGATTGCTCACTGAAGGGGAGCGCTAA
- a CDS encoding type I restriction endonuclease subunit R, which translates to MAFLSEAQVEQALLDQLRALGYNIACEEDIGPDGKQPERESHNEVILKQRFEDAVARLNPSLPAEAQNDALRRVMQSELPSLLEENRRIHKLITEGVDVEYYANDGTLTAGKVTLIDFEHPEHNDWLVVSQFVVINGQSNRRPDVVIFVNGLPLGVIELKAPGSAGAHLLGAFNQLQTYKQQIPALFNTNALLVTSDGIAARVGSLSADLERFMPWRTTDGTDVAPKGAPELSTLIEGVFERRRLLALIRDFTVFGETGSGLVKIIAGYHQFHAVRHAVASTIRASACVQGAAQDPADYGLPSVKTQSQGDKRAGVIWHTQGSGKSFLMAFYAGQLVRHPAMANPTLVVLTDRNDLDDQLFATFSMCRDLIRQTPIQAESRDDLQKVLNRASGGVIFTTLQKFGEVTEPLTTRRNVVVIADEAHRSQYGFKAKVDAKTGEISYGFAKYMRDALPNASFIGFTGTPIEADDVNTPLVFGNYIDVYDISRAVEDGATVPIYYESRLARIELDEDEKPKIDAEVEYLTEEDSEADQERLKKKGSTIEALVGSDKRLALVAKDMVAHFEDRVAALDGKAMVVCMSRRICVRLYEEIMKLRPDWHSDDDNAGAIKIVMTGAASDPKELQQHIGNKARRDLLAKRARDPQDPLKLVIVRDMWLTGFDAPCMHTMYVDKPMQGHGLMQAIARVNRVFRDKPAGLIVDYIGIAQNLKSALQQYSKNDQENTGIDEAEAIAVMLEKYEVVRDMFHGYNYASAMNGTPQERLVMMAGAIEWILDLQQKLAAKEKTNEGKKNAHRRYQDAVLALSKAFALASASDEARDIREEVGFFQAIRAALVKSNTGSGVTQQERELAIQQIVSRAVVSTEIVDILAAAGIKSPDISILSDEFLVEVQQMERKNLALEALRKLINDGIRSRSKANVVQTKAFSERLEDAVARYHANAITTAEVLQELIQLAKDIRAARQRGEESGLSDEEIAFYDALAENNSALEVMGDDKLKLIAHELLVSLRENVTVDWAHRDSARARMRVLVKRILRKYGYPPDLQDAAVQTVLQQAEALSSGWKF; encoded by the coding sequence ATGGCATTTTTATCCGAAGCGCAAGTGGAGCAAGCACTACTGGATCAATTGCGGGCACTTGGTTACAACATTGCGTGCGAAGAAGACATTGGCCCAGACGGCAAGCAGCCGGAGCGAGAAAGTCACAATGAGGTGATACTCAAACAGCGGTTTGAGGACGCTGTAGCGAGGTTGAACCCGAGTTTGCCAGCTGAGGCGCAAAACGATGCGTTGCGGCGAGTGATGCAATCTGAACTGCCATCGCTGCTTGAAGAAAACCGCCGCATCCATAAGCTGATAACGGAGGGTGTAGACGTTGAGTACTACGCGAACGATGGTACGCTGACGGCGGGCAAAGTTACTCTGATTGATTTTGAGCACCCAGAGCATAACGATTGGCTAGTGGTGAGCCAGTTTGTGGTGATTAACGGCCAAAGCAATCGTCGACCCGATGTAGTGATCTTCGTCAATGGCTTGCCTTTAGGCGTAATAGAACTCAAGGCGCCGGGAAGTGCAGGGGCGCATCTCTTGGGTGCGTTTAACCAACTGCAGACCTACAAGCAGCAGATTCCGGCGTTGTTTAATACCAATGCACTTTTGGTGACCTCAGATGGCATTGCGGCACGGGTTGGGTCGCTCTCAGCAGACCTAGAACGCTTTATGCCTTGGCGTACCACCGACGGTACGGATGTTGCGCCTAAAGGTGCGCCAGAACTCTCGACATTGATTGAAGGCGTATTCGAGCGGCGCCGCTTACTGGCTTTGATACGCGATTTCACTGTGTTTGGTGAAACGGGTTCTGGGTTGGTCAAAATCATTGCAGGGTACCATCAATTTCATGCAGTACGGCATGCGGTTGCTTCGACGATTCGAGCTTCAGCTTGTGTACAGGGCGCAGCGCAAGATCCAGCGGATTATGGTTTGCCGAGTGTGAAGACACAGAGCCAAGGTGACAAGCGTGCGGGAGTTATCTGGCATACGCAAGGGTCGGGCAAAAGTTTCTTGATGGCGTTTTATGCAGGGCAACTGGTGCGGCATCCGGCCATGGCAAACCCAACACTGGTAGTGCTAACTGACCGCAATGATCTTGATGACCAGCTATTTGCCACTTTTTCGATGTGCCGTGACCTGATCCGGCAGACGCCGATACAGGCCGAAAGCCGTGACGATTTGCAGAAGGTGTTAAACCGGGCCTCTGGCGGTGTTATTTTTACGACGTTGCAGAAGTTTGGCGAGGTGACAGAGCCGCTCACCACAAGACGCAACGTGGTCGTCATCGCGGATGAAGCGCATCGAAGTCAGTATGGCTTTAAAGCCAAGGTGGACGCCAAGACCGGCGAAATTTCGTACGGCTTTGCCAAGTACATGCGCGACGCCTTGCCAAATGCATCATTTATCGGTTTTACTGGCACGCCGATTGAAGCGGACGATGTGAATACACCATTAGTATTCGGTAATTACATCGATGTTTACGACATTAGCCGTGCGGTGGAAGACGGTGCAACCGTGCCGATCTACTACGAATCGCGGCTGGCGCGGATTGAGCTTGATGAAGACGAGAAGCCAAAAATAGATGCTGAGGTGGAGTATCTCACCGAAGAAGATTCCGAGGCCGACCAAGAGCGCTTGAAGAAGAAGGGGTCTACGATTGAAGCCCTGGTTGGCAGCGATAAAAGACTGGCATTGGTCGCCAAAGACATGGTTGCTCACTTTGAAGATCGGGTAGCTGCGTTAGATGGTAAGGCCATGGTGGTGTGTATGAGCCGCCGCATTTGCGTGAGGTTGTACGAAGAAATTATGAAACTACGCCCCGATTGGCATAGCGATGATGACAATGCAGGCGCAATCAAGATTGTAATGACAGGGGCGGCGAGCGATCCTAAAGAATTGCAACAGCATATCGGCAATAAGGCTAGACGTGATTTATTGGCCAAGCGTGCACGCGATCCGCAAGACCCACTCAAGCTTGTGATCGTGCGGGATATGTGGCTCACCGGTTTTGACGCACCTTGCATGCATACGATGTACGTGGATAAGCCGATGCAAGGGCACGGCCTGATGCAGGCGATTGCACGCGTGAACCGCGTGTTTCGAGACAAGCCAGCGGGGCTGATTGTTGACTACATTGGCATTGCACAAAATTTGAAGTCTGCCCTACAGCAGTATTCTAAAAACGATCAGGAAAACACTGGCATTGATGAAGCTGAAGCCATTGCAGTGATGCTGGAGAAATATGAAGTTGTGAGGGATATGTTCCACGGCTACAACTATGCCTCTGCGATGAATGGCACACCACAAGAGCGTCTGGTGATGATGGCTGGGGCGATTGAGTGGATTCTCGACCTGCAGCAGAAGCTGGCGGCGAAAGAGAAAACGAATGAAGGCAAAAAAAATGCGCATCGTCGATACCAAGATGCCGTACTAGCATTGTCCAAAGCATTTGCTTTGGCATCAGCCTCTGATGAAGCACGTGATATCCGAGAGGAAGTTGGCTTCTTTCAGGCGATTCGTGCCGCGTTGGTGAAGAGCAATACAGGATCGGGTGTCACCCAGCAGGAGCGCGAACTGGCAATTCAGCAGATTGTCAGTCGTGCCGTAGTTTCGACCGAGATCGTGGATATTCTGGCCGCCGCTGGTATCAAGAGCCCGGATATCTCGATTCTTTCGGATGAGTTTCTGGTTGAAGTACAGCAGATGGAGCGCAAGAACCTTGCATTGGAAGCCTTGCGTAAGTTAATCAATGACGGCATTCGATCACGTAGCAAAGCTAACGTGGTGCAAACCAAGGCATTTTCGGAACGGTTGGAAGATGCTGTAGCACGCTATCATGCGAATGCGATCACCACTGCCGAGGTATTGCAAGAGTTGATTCAACTGGCCAAAGATATACGTGCAGCCCGTCAGCGTGGTGAGGAATCGGGACTATCTGATGAAGAAATTGCTTTTTATGATGCCCTGGCAGAAAACAATAGCGCTTTAGAGGTGATGGGCGACGATAAACTAAAACTGATCGCACACGAGTTGTTAGTAAGTCTTCGCGAAAATGTCACCGTGGACTGGGCACATAGGGATTCCGCTCGGGCGCGTATGCGAGTATTGGTAAAGCGTATTCTGCGTAAGTATGGCTACCCACCTGATCTGCAGGATGCTGCTGTGCAAACGGTCCTACAGCAAGCTGAAGCTTTGTCGTCAGGATGGAAGTTTTAA
- a CDS encoding thioredoxin family protein — MENQEPTREEINSLTGATVLEFGANWCGYCQAAQSAIHAELTLFPNIRHIKIEDGKGRRLGRSFHVKLWPTLIFMKEGVELKRLVREIDAEELRLGLALITAEAS; from the coding sequence ATGGAAAATCAAGAACCCACCCGCGAAGAGATTAACAGTCTAACAGGCGCCACCGTTTTAGAGTTTGGCGCCAACTGGTGTGGTTACTGCCAAGCTGCACAATCAGCCATCCACGCTGAACTTACCCTTTTCCCAAATATCCGCCATATTAAAATTGAGGATGGCAAAGGCCGCCGGTTAGGGCGGTCGTTTCACGTGAAACTATGGCCGACGCTCATTTTTATGAAAGAGGGCGTTGAGCTTAAGCGCTTGGTGAGGGAGATTGATGCGGAGGAGTTGAGGTTAGGGCTTGCGTTAATTACCGCCGAGGCGTCTTAA
- a CDS encoding GGDEF and EAL domain-containing protein — protein sequence MKKIKNQPIESDQYIQTLIDNFPFMVWLKDEDSRILVANTAYANMVGVKSSAELIGKTDFDFFPPDLAQEYVDGDQKAMASTTPSAVTVPIKNADGEYYWIESYKSAVVVDGKVVGSLGYARDVTENIQKENEYKSIVENSSNCIAKYNRDCERIFLNKANSLFYEVDSATLIGKSPSQYPGGASAKSLEKSIREVFQSGQNQHVAFRLTTQHGKHKIMDTVLTPEFNAINEVIAVIAIGQDMTQSYENLDRIHHLAYFDSITRLPNRISLLEVLDHCIKKTQRAASSFAFLMLDLDGFKAVNDLLGHAEGDLLLYEMARRIERSVRPTDTVARLGGDEFAIVLSDVQDPKNAGLVAKKVLESIKQPILIRGTELFISASIGIVICPDHSSDASDIVKYSDIAMYKAKKLGRSNYQFYSPDLSQTTIERIDIERSLRTALQNDEFLLHYQPQVNLETDKIVGVEALLRWHRNHNEMIPPNRFIGIAEDSGFIIEIGEWIMQTAFKDAVRWNTGRTDPITVAINLSSRQFIHNNLLNSIRHLLKKTHCNPAWITLEITESLLLSDSAHIRKTLKALDSLGFRISLDDFGTGYSALSYLNKFPVSEIKIDQSFVQGIADNNDHKLIVQAIISMAKSLGKELVAEGVETAEQAKYLKGCDCKVVQGYFFSKPKPFDDIDMQASWKDAV from the coding sequence ATGAAAAAAATTAAAAATCAACCTATTGAGAGCGATCAATATATCCAGACCCTGATTGATAACTTTCCATTCATGGTCTGGCTCAAGGATGAGGACAGCCGCATCCTGGTGGCGAATACTGCCTATGCCAACATGGTAGGCGTCAAATCCAGTGCCGAGCTGATAGGCAAAACCGATTTTGATTTTTTCCCGCCCGATTTAGCCCAGGAATATGTCGATGGCGATCAAAAAGCCATGGCTAGCACCACGCCTAGTGCCGTCACTGTGCCCATTAAAAACGCAGATGGCGAGTATTACTGGATAGAGTCTTATAAATCAGCCGTGGTGGTAGATGGCAAAGTGGTCGGCTCGCTGGGTTACGCCAGGGATGTGACGGAAAATATCCAAAAAGAAAACGAATACAAATCCATCGTAGAAAACTCTTCCAATTGCATTGCCAAATACAATCGCGACTGTGAGCGTATCTTTCTCAACAAAGCCAACTCCCTGTTTTATGAAGTAGATTCGGCCACCCTAATCGGCAAATCCCCTTCGCAATATCCTGGTGGGGCCTCTGCCAAATCGCTGGAAAAAAGTATACGCGAGGTATTTCAAAGCGGCCAAAACCAGCATGTTGCCTTCCGGCTGACCACCCAACATGGCAAACACAAAATCATGGATACGGTGCTGACGCCCGAATTTAATGCCATCAACGAAGTCATTGCTGTCATCGCCATCGGGCAAGATATGACGCAGTCCTATGAAAACCTGGACCGCATTCATCACCTGGCTTATTTTGACTCCATCACCCGCCTACCCAACCGTATTTCATTGCTCGAAGTACTAGATCACTGCATTAAAAAAACGCAGCGCGCAGCGTCCTCATTTGCATTTTTGATGCTGGACCTGGATGGCTTTAAAGCCGTGAATGATTTGCTCGGCCATGCTGAAGGTGACCTGCTGCTTTATGAAATGGCCAGGCGGATTGAGCGTTCAGTGAGACCGACCGATACCGTTGCCCGCCTGGGCGGCGATGAGTTCGCCATCGTGCTCTCAGACGTGCAAGACCCGAAAAATGCCGGGCTGGTTGCGAAAAAAGTGCTTGAGTCCATCAAGCAACCCATCCTGATCCGTGGCACTGAACTGTTTATTTCGGCCAGCATAGGCATCGTGATCTGCCCAGACCATAGCAGCGATGCCAGCGATATTGTGAAGTACTCCGATATCGCCATGTACAAGGCCAAAAAACTAGGCAGAAGCAACTACCAGTTTTACTCCCCCGATCTCTCGCAAACCACCATTGAGCGCATAGACATTGAGCGCTCACTACGCACCGCACTCCAAAACGACGAGTTTTTGCTGCACTATCAGCCGCAGGTGAATTTAGAGACTGACAAAATCGTCGGCGTAGAAGCCCTGTTAAGGTGGCACCGCAATCACAACGAAATGATTCCGCCCAATCGGTTTATCGGCATTGCAGAAGATTCAGGATTCATTATTGAGATCGGTGAGTGGATCATGCAAACCGCCTTTAAAGATGCCGTCAGGTGGAACACCGGCCGCACAGACCCCATCACCGTCGCCATCAACTTATCTAGCCGCCAGTTTATCCATAACAACCTGCTCAACTCCATCCGGCACCTGTTAAAAAAAACCCACTGCAACCCAGCATGGATCACTTTAGAGATCACTGAAAGCCTACTCTTAAGTGACAGCGCGCACATCCGCAAAACCCTAAAAGCCCTCGATAGCCTGGGCTTTAGAATCTCGCTAGACGACTTTGGCACCGGCTATTCCGCCTTAAGTTATTTAAACAAATTCCCGGTGAGTGAGATCAAAATTGACCAATCGTTTGTGCAAGGCATTGCAGACAACAACGACCACAAACTCATTGTGCAGGCCATTATCTCCATGGCAAAAAGCCTGGGTAAAGAACTGGTGGCAGAAGGCGTAGAAACGGCTGAACAAGCCAAGTATTTAAAAGGTTGCGACTGCAAAGTGGTACAAGGTTATTTTTTTAGTAAACCCAAACCCTTTGATGACATTGACATGCAAGCCTCGTGGAAAGATGCCGTTTAA
- a CDS encoding PLP-dependent aminotransferase family protein, whose protein sequence is MLRSWSLQLTIAEASGLPVYLQIAQQIMEEIQKGRLAPSTAMPGTRELAEQLKVNRKTVILAYDELIAQGWLVTEQRRGSFVSANLPNFTAQPQASKTGHQPANVVEGPTHPLLNYQSPRNGVIDFNDGIPDSRLIPFNILSRAFRHALIGSSKGNNLGYGDPRGTLALRQSIATMLNMERGLSVDIDQICIARGSQMGIFLAARILTRPNDNVVVEQLSYPAAKEAFRSCGANILTVGQDKHGIDVTALEKLCQQHPIRAIYVTPHHQFPTTVIMTAERRLKLLMLAEQYDFTIVEDDYDHEFHFSYHPVFPLASTNHGGRVIYVGSLSKVLAPGLRVGYLVATPSLIDRCAQEVMLIDRQGNSITELAVAELMNAGEIKRHIRKTFKIYNERRNLLIALIKKELKEYVTFDAPDGGLAIWLRLKEGYQVETIAAQALAHKVRILPGTLFSESQQSVHAIRLGFGSLTTAELEKGVLGLKACFTQR, encoded by the coding sequence ATGCTACGTTCTTGGAGTCTGCAATTAACCATTGCCGAAGCCTCTGGCTTGCCGGTCTACCTGCAAATCGCCCAGCAAATCATGGAAGAAATTCAGAAAGGCAGATTGGCCCCGTCTACCGCCATGCCGGGTACACGCGAGCTGGCGGAACAACTTAAGGTCAACCGCAAAACCGTCATCCTCGCCTACGATGAACTGATCGCCCAAGGCTGGCTGGTCACCGAGCAAAGACGTGGCTCATTTGTTTCAGCCAACCTGCCCAATTTCACTGCACAACCGCAAGCAAGCAAAACCGGTCATCAGCCTGCCAATGTGGTGGAAGGCCCCACGCATCCGCTCCTCAACTATCAGTCACCCCGCAATGGTGTGATTGATTTCAATGATGGTATTCCTGATTCACGGCTGATCCCGTTCAACATTTTGTCGCGTGCATTCCGGCATGCGCTGATTGGCTCCAGCAAAGGCAACAACCTTGGCTATGGTGATCCGCGTGGCACGTTGGCATTACGGCAATCGATTGCCACCATGCTCAATATGGAGAGAGGCCTGAGTGTGGATATCGACCAAATCTGCATCGCACGCGGTAGCCAGATGGGCATCTTCCTGGCCGCGCGTATCCTCACCCGGCCCAATGACAATGTGGTGGTAGAACAACTGAGCTATCCCGCTGCCAAAGAAGCCTTCCGCTCCTGCGGTGCCAACATCCTCACCGTGGGGCAGGACAAACACGGTATCGATGTCACTGCACTGGAAAAACTATGCCAGCAACACCCGATCCGCGCTATTTATGTCACCCCGCACCACCAGTTCCCCACCACCGTGATCATGACCGCCGAGCGGCGCTTAAAGCTCCTGATGCTGGCTGAGCAATACGACTTCACCATTGTAGAAGACGACTACGACCACGAATTTCATTTTTCGTATCACCCGGTATTCCCCCTGGCGAGCACCAACCACGGTGGCCGCGTCATCTATGTCGGCTCGCTCTCTAAAGTGCTCGCCCCTGGATTGCGTGTCGGTTACCTGGTTGCCACACCCAGCCTGATAGACCGCTGCGCACAGGAGGTCATGCTCATAGACCGGCAAGGTAACTCCATCACCGAACTTGCCGTCGCCGAGCTCATGAACGCTGGCGAAATCAAACGCCATATCCGCAAAACCTTCAAGATTTACAACGAACGCCGAAACCTGCTGATTGCGTTGATTAAAAAGGAACTCAAAGAGTACGTGACCTTTGATGCCCCAGATGGCGGACTCGCCATCTGGCTACGTTTAAAGGAGGGCTACCAGGTTGAAACGATAGCGGCCCAGGCACTGGCCCACAAAGTGCGCATTTTGCCCGGCACACTCTTTTCAGAATCACAGCAAAGTGTGCATGCCATCCGGCTAGGATTTGGCAGCCTGACCACGGCAGAACTGGAGAAAGGCGTTCTGGGGTTAAAAGCCTGCTTTACCCAGCGATAA
- a CDS encoding MoxR family ATPase, with product MSTTSDIRLALDNQLTDWRQHALNLEKQVNQVIVGQSKAVRLMNIAIFARGHVLLDGGVGVGKTTLLQSIARGIGGAYERIEGTVDLMPNDLIYHTFLGPDGRPQIDEGPLLRAGENLSVFFFNEINRARPQVHALMLRVMAERHISAFKKEYRMPHMIVFADRNQVEKNETFEIPSAARDRFMMEIPIEIPSDRELKKSLVFNTKFQHAEKLTQQVESNILQFDQLNAFSDRLQNYIQSSDVLEEYTMDLWDATQHPEKFGVTMDSVDVSRVIQTGASPRGMGMLMKAARVNAWLNGRDSLYPEDIHAVFHEVISHRLVFNAAYENRRTALARELTNNIIRTVAVPSLSFSKAA from the coding sequence ATGTCCACTACCTCTGATATTCGATTGGCATTAGATAACCAACTGACAGACTGGCGTCAGCATGCGTTGAACCTTGAAAAACAAGTGAACCAAGTGATTGTGGGACAAAGCAAAGCCGTCAGATTAATGAATATTGCGATTTTTGCCCGTGGTCATGTATTGCTGGATGGGGGCGTGGGGGTGGGTAAAACTACTTTGCTGCAATCAATTGCCCGTGGCATAGGCGGGGCGTATGAGCGGATTGAGGGCACGGTGGATTTGATGCCGAATGACCTGATTTACCACACGTTTCTAGGGCCGGATGGCAGGCCGCAAATTGATGAAGGACCGTTGTTGCGTGCGGGTGAAAATTTATCCGTCTTCTTTTTTAATGAAATCAACCGCGCCAGGCCGCAGGTACACGCCCTGATGTTGCGCGTGATGGCGGAGCGGCATATCAGTGCGTTTAAAAAAGAATACCGCATGCCGCACATGATTGTGTTTGCTGACCGCAACCAGGTGGAGAAAAACGAAACCTTTGAGATTCCTTCTGCAGCGCGTGACCGGTTCATGATGGAGATCCCGATTGAGATTCCTTCAGATCGCGAGCTGAAAAAGTCACTGGTGTTCAATACCAAATTCCAGCATGCGGAAAAACTGACGCAGCAGGTGGAAAGCAATATTCTGCAATTTGACCAGTTGAATGCGTTTTCCGACCGTTTGCAAAACTATATCCAGTCCAGCGACGTGCTTGAAGAGTACACCATGGATTTGTGGGATGCGACCCAGCATCCGGAGAAGTTTGGCGTGACCATGGACAGTGTAGATGTCAGCCGTGTGATCCAGACCGGCGCCAGTCCGCGCGGCATGGGCATGCTGATGAAAGCGGCACGCGTGAATGCCTGGTTGAATGGCCGCGACAGTTTGTATCCTGAGGATATCCATGCTGTGTTTCATGAGGTGATTTCACATCGCCTGGTATTTAACGCCGCTTACGAAAATCGCCGGACCGCGCTGGCCAGAGAGTTGACCAACAACATTATCCGTACGGTGGCCGTGCCTAGCTTGTCATTTAGCAAAGCAGCTTAA